In Accipiter gentilis chromosome 33, bAccGen1.1, whole genome shotgun sequence, the genomic window GTCTGCAACGGGAAGACAGAGTTATTCTGATTCTGCCCCGGATCCCAGAGTGGTGGCTGGTGAATGTGGCTTGCATGAGAACAGGTTAGCAAAAGCATAGAAATGGTATATAGGTACAGAAATTGTGACTTAAACCAATCCTTGCTATTTAATGCACTCAGAACTACCAGCATGCTAATGAGGATGAACTAGTGTCATGCTGGTCAGAAGGACTCTTCATGCAAAGTTTTTGCTTCATGGTGCTTTTAGGACTTTTGTGCATGCTCTAGCTGTTAAGGAAACCCTGTGAGTCCATGTGCCTGTGTTATTCTCCTCTTTCCAGCACTTTGATGCATTGCAAATGCACCCTCTTGATAACTTGCAGTGAAATTAGCCCACACTTAACAAAGTGTTTCACATGTTCCCCTGTGGGAACTGTTAAATATTCACTTTCCCAGAATGTCTTGGTACCTCACAAACACTAGCAGTATACCTTGTGAGGCAACAGCTGTGTTTACTGTAAATAAGTCAAGTCCAGAGAGATGGCACGTCCCAGGGGCAGTATTTTCAGAACAAGGAAGGTTATTGTGTTGACTTCTTCTACTGTTCCATGATCAAGATAGTATTTTCTAACTTGTGCTAATCCTCACATAGCATTTAATCCACCAAAGAAATCAGTATATTTACAAATGTGGTCCTGCTTTTAGTACAGGTCTGTCCTGCTCAAAAGAACAAAGTAAGCCGAAGTCTGCTTGTAGGTACAGGTGTTATTCTTAAATGTTGAGACTGTTTTTCCATTCCCCTTCCTTCCGTTTAGGAACTGTCTTGATTCCTGGGACACAGCAGTTGACAGCGAAGGACATTCTTCATCGACTACAGAAATCCAAGGCAAAGTGTATCATCACTGATGATTCTGTGGCACCAGCTGTAGACTCAATTGGGGCTCAATGCCAGTCTCTGAAATTCAAGTTGCTTGTGTCAGAGGGCCACAGAGAAGGATGGCTGAACTTTAAAGATCTCCTGAAGTGAGTAAATACTGCTGTGAAAGCAccacagcaataatgaaagaaaaatacagtggttTGTTTTGAATAGGAAATGTTGGCACACACCAATATATTTTCACCCTTCTAGGACGGCACAGTGGAAAAATATCaatgtttatgacacttttgattGCTGCAGTTATTTTGGTTAAATACTTTCCAAAATGTGTAAGTCAGACTTTCAAATCACTTTCTTCAtcattttgcttattttaagaaaCGCTCCTTCTGACCACCACTGTGTGACCACAAAGTGTCAAGATCCAATGGCTATCTATTTTACCAGTGGAACTACAGGATCTCCAAAAATGACTGAACATTCCCACAGCAGCTATGGTATTGGTCTCACAGTAAGTGGAAGGTACAGATATCACTTTAAACCAGACATATTTCTGTAGCGGGTCACAtagcagaaggaagagaaacacaAGATTTTTACCAGCAGCTTTTGTTTcagtagttaaaaaaacaacagttgTTTTACATCCCAAaaagtgttggcttttttttcccataaaacaAGGCAGTTTGAGTCCAACTGCCTTAGTTTATAGAGAATATACCAGTCATATAATCACTAacttctttttaacattttgtttaacttttggtAAGTTCTTCATTGTATATAGTTAATAAATTTCCCGTGAACACACGTTAATGAAGTCTGTaccacaaaagaggaaaaaacatggGTCTGTTAGGCTTCTGAATTCATGTGTGTCTGGATTAGACACAGCCCCTGCAGGAACAAAATGCTGATAGTTCAGAATCTTTAAATTTATGAAGCAATGTTGTTTATAAAATTGATACGGCAGTGCACTTCACTCTAACAGGCAAAGAATAACAAATCAGAAAATTCCGAAATAGAAGTaagtgaacaaaaaaaccccacagcatccCTAAAAATGCGTTCAACAAGACCCCAGTAATCTCGTACATATTCATACAACACCATATTCTGAGGTAGTGTTAGCTTGTCCGTCAGTATAATTTTTCCCTTAGAAAAATGCAACATTAGCCTATCCTGATGACACCCTCACTATGCTGTGACTAACTCCTGCTCAGGAATTCAGCCTTTCCTAATTGCCATTTACCCAAGACAACCAGTGATGGATTTGCTTCACTGGCACATCTCTTGttgatattttaatatttgcCTTATTCCTGCCAAATAGAGACTATGGACCATTTCCTTGTGTTACCAGGTACTGGCTGGACTTGACTTCCTCAGATATATTTTGGAACACATCAGACACAGGCTGGGCAAAGTCAGCTTGGAGCAGCATTTTTTCACCTTGGATTCAAGGGGCATGTGTATTTGTACATAAGATGCCACACTTCGACCCAAGCATTGTCTTTGAGGTAAGTGAGGAGAGCCCAGCAACAAACAGCACTATTCTCTCTGGCGGGTCTTGCCCAGGTTTTCATTTCCGCTGGTGCTGTGTGGGGGCAGCAGCACTCAGCACAGTTAAAACTTTCACCACGTGGTAACGAGACAATTAAGTTGTGAGCGCTGCAAATACATACCCCAAAACAAGAGCATATCTGACGTCCAAAGAGTTTCATCTTATACTCTGCTCTGGACTTGACTGCACAAACCTGCAAACATCCATTATTAGGCCTAAAAGTGAAGTACAAAAGAAATTGTTCTGGGATTCATGGAGCACTTTGGTGTTACTATTAAAGCAAGTGACAGTAACAGATGAATGAGAATTTCAGTTGCCTGCACTGCGTAATTCAAAGTTAAGGAGTGAAGAGGCAGCAAGGttgagtttctttaaaaaaaggcacCAACATTATATTCTCTTACATCCTCCACACTCCAAACTCTTCATGATTTGAAAAAGACTACCGTGTTTCATTTTGCATGGAATGACTTTATCATCGTATCCATGTTAATTAGGTGTCTGGAAATTGCTAGTTAATCATCAGGGTATGCTGAAGAATGCTGTCAGCTGTAACACCTACAAAGCATCTGAAAAAGTAGCCTTATGGTTTCACTTGTTTTTTACTTAAACTGCAATTATCAAGAAATTCTGCAAGAGAAACTGTAAAGCATTCAAGAGCAAACAACTTTGGTGTGTTGAACTAATTGTAAAATGATGTAGATTctgttttgaagaagaaattaattaaatgtaACTGCTGTGTGTTGGTGTTGGCAAGTACAGAGCTAACTGCTTTTAGGACACTtagtgttttgtttgtgtgtttcatAAGCTGGATGCAGAGCTCATTATATTATCTCTTACAATGAAGATGAGACCTCACAGGTTTCAGTATATTggcaacatttaattttttttcctaaattctcTAGAGTCTGTCAAGATTTCCCATAACTGTCTTCTGTTCTCCTCCAACTGCCTACCGAATGTTTGTGCAACATAAGGTGTCCAGGTAAGCAAAATCAGAGTATCCTTGTTGGTGTATTTGGTCAAAACAGTAAGACCAAATGCTCATCTCACCTTGATTTTATTCCAAATGTACAATGGCATAACAGTAACACAGCTCATGTATTTCTCAACATTTTGAATCTTAAGTGTTAGGAACAAAGTCAGAATAAAGATTTAGGGATAGCTTAACTACCTCAGATTTCATAAATTACAGTGAACTTGCATAAGACTGAAATGCAGTTTAGCTGAGGTTGTAGTAGGATACCAATGATATCATGATTAATGTATCTTCAGAAGTGCTTTTATAATCACATACCCACTCCATTTGTTTTTCCACTTGTTCCTCCAATACTATAAGCTATTTGAAGTGCGTGTGTCAGCACAGCTTGGTGAAATGTATGAAAGAATGTTTGGCCTCATTTAATTCTTCAGTGAGTTTTTATTGTCATTAGGGTTGAACTTTGTTAGTCTTCTTCCGTTTAGACCCCAGTTTAGATTCTAGGGTTGGAAACAGTATATCGATTGTTagattttctaaaataatacagaagtaaaccagtattttttcctttttatttgcattttttcagttttgttttgtttaacagtACACAGTTCAAATGGAATGAATAGGACTCAGTAAAAATTTTGGGGTTATGTAGAAAGCACCTCACAATACAGGAATACAGTAGTGAATGGGACATATAGCAGATAGATGACTGCCAGTTATTTGTGTTCTCTTTCCCACTAAGCTATACATTCAAAAGCCTGCGGCACTGTGTGAGTGCTGGGGAGCCAATTAACCCTGATGTGATGGAGGAATGGAAAGCGCAGACTGGGCTGGATATTCATGAAGGCTATGGACAGACAGAAACAGTATGTTCTGCTTTACAATGTAAAAAAGTATGCTTTACAGATACAGCAATAAATTCCATTCAGGTTGCCAAGAAAAAGCGATTGAAATGATTATACACAGTTAGGACTTTTAAGGGAAAAATCAATTGCAATAACCAACACTGGAAAAATGTAGTTTTTGTAAGTCATACAGCAATCATAACAGCTTCACCCAAAATGCAAGGAGTGTTTTTCATTCCTGTGGGCTTTGGGTTGGGAACTAACACAAAAGGGGTAAATTCCTCATTACTGCGTTCCAAATTCAGCTTTAGAATCTGCCTTTAGAGCACTCACTAACATTATTTGGAGCTTTGGGCATGATTCTGAGGGCATAGTTTATTTCTAGAAGTTTAGTCATTGGATATATGATCATAATGAAGAAAATTAGTATGTCTTATAGAAATACACAATATTAGCTGAGAGTTTTAAACCTAAGCTAAAGACTGAATATACAAGccacagtttaatttaaaaaaaaaacaatccaaatCCAACAACACTTGTTACAGGTGCTGATCTGTGGAAATTTTAAAGGAATGAAAATCAAACCTGGCTCTATGGGAAAGCCGTCTCCAGGGTATGATGTCAAGGTACCGTACCTCTGGTGATTCAATCTCTCTCTCTTGCGTAATCACATTCCATTAAAGAGGTTTGAAAGCTCTAACAAAGAGTTGTACCATGTACCATCATTCAGCAGTGAATGAAAGAGTGAAGAAACGCATGTTACTGCCCTAAACTGACCATGCAGAATAAGCAATTGGACTTCCCTGTTGCACCATCCTCACTAACATAGATGACAGCCTACTGCTAACTGACAGTTAGCTATAAAACTTCAAGGCAATGATAGAAATTAAATTGCTGAATTAAGGAAGAGTGGGAGTGATTATTGTTTCCTGGTGATAACAAAACTACTGAAGCAGATTTTAGTACCAGATTAATTTGCAATATGGATTAAGATTTTTAGTATCTTTCTTTCAGTTGTTAAGTTTTCCCACCCAGTTACTTATGATCCTCCCTGGGGTCTTACTAACTTCCTTACATGTTTGCATAGTACTTGGCATTCCTCAGATAAAAGACATAGTGCAAAGTACAGTGGAGTAGTAATAATCTTACACTTCAGTTGTCAGAGTAAGATGCCCTACTGCTCCAAATCATTTCCCAATAAAAAATAACTtcaattatgtattttaaaagcgCTACAGCATTCTATAATCTTAACATAAAGCTTTTAAATTTGGCTCCAAGATAATAaaattgtgttttgtttatttttagatcaTAGATGAAAACAGTAATATTCTGCCTCCTGGAAAAGAAGGAGATATTGCCATCAGAGTAAAACCTACGAGATcgctttttctttttacttgctaTGCTGTAAGAATATTTCTACAGTTAAAGTAGATACCCTGTTAAATCTCTGTCACAATGAATCTGATGCCCCATTTCATTTACTTATACTCTGCTTACTGATCTGAAAACCTGTGGGGAGGAAAGAgggatttccattttttttcctgcagatgcTTGGTCTACTTATACAATCAATTACATGTTTGATGAGATTGTCCTGCCTAGCAAGTTAAAATCCACTTTCTTTTGATTGCTATTTCcttaataaaaccagaaatgttgaCGGACTCCCTAATCCCAAAATACTCTTTGGCCTAAGGGCTAGAGTCCCCATCTGAGAAGTAGGACACTGTTCAAATCCCTTCCCTCCAGATTTGAGCTCCTTGGAGCGTTTCACACATGGCaacatttttcaggtttttttccatgttggtTAGAATTTTCAGTCCAACAACCACTAAAACAAATGCATAGTGCTTTCAGTTCTGATACCAGGAAACCTTATTAAATTTTATGGATTGTATCAGCCTACAGTCAGGTCTTCTGAGCAGTACTGAGCATCTAGGAAAGGAACACCATGCAGGGAAGGAACACCATGCACACTGcatagaaaaatttaaaaaagcaagtcaGTTGCATTTGCTGTAGAAACAGTGCTTATTAATTGTGCTGTGCTGAGCCAAAACTTCTctgggagtggaaaaaaaaaatctcaggataAGAGACGctagaaatacaaaggaaaaaatcattAAAGGATAATCGCCTAAAAGCAAATTATCAGTTCCATATGCCTACGTATTTTCGCAACCTTCAGTGGGTCCTAAAGCTGTGGGGCATAATATGATTAAAATTTTAAGTCTGTCACAAGTAGTGCAACTTAATTTATTGCAATTTATGAGTTTTATATCTAGCTTTGTAGCTTAGTAATGAATTAATAATTCTGTTATTAATGTACCACTTGAATCTGATGCACATGACCACaatatgaaaagctgaaattttttaatatttgactGTACTATAACTTGTATGCTAAATACGTTAGAATGCAATGATGTCATGTAGTTTTCatgtaaaatgcaatttaatatttCCTAGGATGATCCAGAGAAAACAGAGGCAACAATACGTGGGGATTTTTATGTCACTGGAGACAGGGGGATTATGGATGAGGAGGGATACTTCTGGTTTGTTGGAAGAGCTGATGATGTCATTAATTCTGCTGGGTAACTTAAGACTGATTAACAATAAATCATTAAACTTGAGTAACATAGATGATTCAGATGAGAAGTTATGTTTATGTGTTATCACTAAAagtcttttcctctgttttaaagATACCGTATTGGACCATTTGAAGTAGAAAGTGCCCTAGTAGAGCATCCTGCAGTGGTGGAATCAGCAGTTGTCAGCAGTCCAGACCCCATCAGAGGAGAGGTAAACAAGTTAAACAAACTTACATATTTAAATAGCATTGTGCATACCAGTGCTAATAAAGCCCAACTTCCAAGGGATTTGTCtatctaggttttttttttttttttaatttgaaactagATAAATTCAAGATGGCATTTCTACTCTATCAGACACTGGAGAATCCACATAGGAAAAAACTGACCAAGGCAGTTGCCTCAGATCCAGTGTAACAAAAGCACCATTTGAAGTTTTCCCTGTCATTCAAATACTTACAgttttttgtctttattaaacATATACAAACTGCCTGCATGATCCAGACCAATAGTGAGCACACACA contains:
- the LOC126034038 gene encoding acyl-coenzyme A synthetase ACSM3, mitochondrial-like yields the protein MALAVVPFLRKIPSAMSLRARLRRSLQLRNWCYPVHASLSYEAIKQEYRPEVPEYFNFARDVLDRWTEVEKEGKRSKNPALWWVDGAGEEVRWSFEELGVLSRKVANVLSDACGLQREDRVILILPRIPEWWLVNVACMRTGTVLIPGTQQLTAKDILHRLQKSKAKCIITDDSVAPAVDSIGAQCQSLKFKLLVSEGHREGWLNFKDLLKNAPSDHHCVTTKCQDPMAIYFTSGTTGSPKMTEHSHSSYGIGLTVSGRYWLDLTSSDIFWNTSDTGWAKSAWSSIFSPWIQGACVFVHKMPHFDPSIVFESLSRFPITVFCSPPTAYRMFVQHKVSSYTFKSLRHCVSAGEPINPDVMEEWKAQTGLDIHEGYGQTETVLICGNFKGMKIKPGSMGKPSPGYDVKIIDENSNILPPGKEGDIAIRVKPTRSLFLFTCYADDPEKTEATIRGDFYVTGDRGIMDEEGYFWFVGRADDVINSAGYRIGPFEVESALVEHPAVVESAVVSSPDPIRGEVVKAFVVLTSDYASHDPEKIMKELQDHVKTVTAPYKYPRKMEFVQQLPKTISGKIRRNELRQKEWRKD